Within the Microbacterium sp. CGR2 genome, the region CCGTCGATGGCGGTGATCGGCTCCCACACGTGGCCCAGTCGCTCCGGATCGGGCGCCGCCCAGACTGCGCTCAGCCGCGCTCCGGCCGGGGCGCTCGGGTCCATCGCGGGCACATCCATGTAGGTCGCCGTGAGCTCGCGCGGGGCATCTCGCAGCAGATCGCGTGCGGCGCGCAGCACCGATACGGCGTCGCCGTCGATGACACTCTCGGCGAATGCGATGCCGGGCAACGGGTGGGCAGCGAAATCGAAGCGCGTCACGACGCCGAAGTTGCCGCCACCCCCGCGCAACGCCCAGAACAGATCCGGGTGTTCGACGGCCGAGGTCTCGACTATTTCCCCGCCCGCGGTGACCACCTGGGCGCCGATCAGCTGATCGACGGCGAGCCCCCAGGCGCGCACCATCCAGCCGACGCCGCCGCCGAGCGTGAGACCGCCCACACCGACGGTGGCTGTGTCGCCCGAACTCAGGGCGAGGTCGTGAGCGGCGAGGGCCTTCGCGACATCGCCCCAGACAGCACCTCCTCCGACGTGAACCGTCGCGCCGTCGACGGTGATGTCGGCCAAGCCGCCGAGTTCGATGCGGAGACCGTCGTTCGGGGCATGGGACCAAGGCCCGTGCCCGCCGGCCACGATGGTGAGAGGAACGGATTCCTGAACCGCACGCAAGACGAGATCGGCGACGTCGTCGGCGGTGGTGGGGCGGTGAATCGAGGGAAGGGAAGCATCCACGCTGTCAGCCATGGCGTCATGGTAGCGGGGTCGTCGGACATCGCTCCCAGACAACGCATAGCTCGCTCCATAGAAATCACATAGGAGATTCCGCAGAATGGGGGCATGACCACCGATCTGCCCGAACTCCGCCGCCCCGACGGCTCGCCCCTGCGCATCCTCGCCGTCGACGACGAGCAGATGCTCACCGACCTTCTCGCGATGGCTCTGCGGATGGAGGGCTGGGAGGTGCGCACCGCCTCCTCCGGACTCGAGGCGCTCCAGGTCGCGCGGGAGTTCGAACCTGACGCGCTCGTGCTCGACATCATGATGCCCGACCTCGACGGGATGTCCGTGCTGAGGCGGCTCCGCGAATCCGGCAGCCTCGTTCCCGTGCTCTTTCTGACGGCGAAGGACGCCGTGGGCGACCGCGTCGCCGGGCTCACCGCGGGCGGCGACGACTACGTCACCAAACCCTTCAGCCTGGAAGAGGTCATCGCGCGCCTCCGGGCCATCATCCGCCGCACCGGCCATGCCACCACGGACGACGGCCAGTCGATCCTCCGCGTCGCCGACCTCACCCTCAATGAGGACAGCCATGAGGTCGCACGAGACGGCGACGAGATCGAGTTGACGGCGACGGAGTTCGAGCTGCTGCGCTACCTGATGCGCAACGAGCGGCGCGTGCTCTCGAAGGCGCAGATCCTCGACCGGGTCTGGAGCTACGACTTCGGCGGCAAATCGTCGGTCGTCGAGCTCTACATCTCCTACCTGCGCAAGAAGATCGATGCGGGTCGCACTCCGCTGCTGCACACCGTGCGCGGCGTCGGGTACATGATCAAGGCCCCTCAGTGAGCGATGCGGCGGTGCCGCGGCGTCCGATGAGCCTGCAGTCACGGTTGATGACCGCCGTGATCGGGTTCGTGTCGCTCATCCTCGTCATCGTCGCCGTCATCACCAGTGCCACCCTGGGCACGACCCTCGAGGATCAGCTCGACGAGGAACTGGCCGGCTACGCCCACGAAGTCACCGGACTGGTGGACCGTCAAGAGGCCGACAAAGCCACCGCTGCCAACGTCCTGGCCGGCAAGAACATCCCCGTCGGTCTGCTCGTCGCCGTCTCGAGTCCGATCACCGGCACGAGCGGTGTCACAGCGAACTATTCCGAGGACGGGCTCAACGGCACCCTCCAGAACCTGAGCGCGGCGCAGCTCAATGAGATCG harbors:
- a CDS encoding FAD-binding oxidoreductase, with the protein product MADSVDASLPSIHRPTTADDVADLVLRAVQESVPLTIVAGGHGPWSHAPNDGLRIELGGLADITVDGATVHVGGGAVWGDVAKALAAHDLALSSGDTATVGVGGLTLGGGVGWMVRAWGLAVDQLIGAQVVTAGGEIVETSAVEHPDLFWALRGGGGNFGVVTRFDFAAHPLPGIAFAESVIDGDAVSVLRAARDLLRDAPRELTATYMDVPAMDPSAPAGARLSAVWAAPDPERLGHVWEPITAIDGVRTEITTPAYRDILVEMPQPNESPDEPAAPPGFIGGNGLFAELGDDLIERLVAFRRTYPASVIFLRSLGGAFGDVPQEHTAFPARAATWFVMAGAFDIPGMVDDATRAQIIADWQAIEKGRLAEYGNFAATERADAVRGMFTEAGYERLRQVKAQWDPNNVFRRNHNVAL
- a CDS encoding response regulator transcription factor, which codes for MTTDLPELRRPDGSPLRILAVDDEQMLTDLLAMALRMEGWEVRTASSGLEALQVAREFEPDALVLDIMMPDLDGMSVLRRLRESGSLVPVLFLTAKDAVGDRVAGLTAGGDDYVTKPFSLEEVIARLRAIIRRTGHATTDDGQSILRVADLTLNEDSHEVARDGDEIELTATEFELLRYLMRNERRVLSKAQILDRVWSYDFGGKSSVVELYISYLRKKIDAGRTPLLHTVRGVGYMIKAPQ